The Parus major isolate Abel chromosome Z, Parus_major1.1, whole genome shotgun sequence genome has a window encoding:
- the PIP5K1B gene encoding phosphatidylinositol 4-phosphate 5-kinase type-1 beta isoform X2, with protein sequence MSSKYSICSEPLIELSNPGASGSLFFVTSGDEFIIKTVQHKEAEFLQKLLPGYYMNLNQNPRTLLPKFYGLYCVQSGGINIRIVVMNNVLPRALKMHFTYDLKGSTYKRRASRKEREKSNPTFKDLDFLQDMHEGLYFDSETHSALMKTLQRDCRVLESFKIMDYSLLLGIHILNSNMKEKEGECSQSASDAKRHGGQKVLYSTAMESIQGPGKSGDSVTREATNTMGGIPAKSHKGEKLLLFMGIIDILQSYRLMKKLEHSWKALVYDGDTVSVHRPSFYADRFLKFMNTRVFKKVQALRPSPSKKRCNSITALKAASQEVVCAVSQDWKDEKHGILAEGQSYASLDEEVLGSHHRPDLVPSTPSLFEAASLATTLSSSSLNVDEHCQRDHPTLYSSSKGLPSSSTFTLGDSAIYLTSEQSTLEMENDNASVLDVYL encoded by the exons ATGAGCAGTAAG TACTCAATCTGCAGTGAACCTTTAATTGAATTATCCAACCCAGGCGCCAGTGGGTCCTTATTTTTTGTAACTAGCGGTGACGAATTCATCATCAAAACAGTTCAACACAAAGAGGCTGAGTTTCTTCAGAAGCTCTTGCCAGGTTATTATATG aatCTGAACCAGAACCCAAGGACTCTTCTTCCCAAATTTTATGGGCTGTACTGCGTTCAGTCAGGAGGCATTAATATTAGAATTGTTGTCATGAACAATGTTTTGCCACGAGccttgaaaatgcatttcacatACGACTTGAAAGGTTCCACATACAAACGGAGAGCATcaagaaaagagagggagaagtCCAACCCTACATTCAAAGACCTGGATTTCCTGCAAGATATGCATGAAGGGTTGTATTTTGACTCTGAGACACACAGTGCACTAATGAAAACACTACAGCGGGATTGTCGA GTTCTAGAAAGTTTTAAGATCATGGATTACAGTCTTCTTCTGGGAATCCACATATTGAACAGtaacatgaaggaaaaagaaggagagTGTTCCCAGAGTGCATCAGATGCAAAACGCCATGGAGGGCAGAAAGTTCTCTATTCCACAGCGATGGAATCTATACAGGGCCCTGGGAAGTCTGGAGACTCCGTCACCAGAGAGGCAACAAACAC gATGGGAGGTATTCCAGCAAAAAGCCATAAAggtgaaaagctgcttttatttatggGGATAATAGATATTCTTCAGTCTTACAG GTTAATGAAGAAACTGGAACATTCTTGGAAAGCTCTTGTTTATGATGGG GATACTGTTTCAGTTCACCGGCCAAGTTTTTAtgcagacagatttttaaagtttatgAATACGAGAGTCTTCAAAAAAGTTCAAG CCTTAAGGCCTTCACCTTCAAAGAAACGGTGTAATTCCATCACAGCCCTAAAGGCAGCGTCACAAGAAGTAGTGTGTGCAGTTAGCCAGGATTGGAAGGATGAAAAGCATGGCATTCTTGCTGAAGGACAAAGTTATGCCAGCCTTGATGAAGAAG TACTAGGTTCACATCACCGGCCGGATCTAGTGCCAAGCACTCCGTCTCTGTTTGAAGCAGCTTCCTTGGCAACCAcgctttcttcttcttccttgaATGTTGATGAGCACTGTCAACGTGATCACCCTACGCTCTATTCTAGCAG TAAAGGGTTACCTTCAAGTTCAACATTCACTTTGGGAGACAGTGCCATCTATTTGACTTCAGAACAGAGCAcattggaaatggaaaatgataATGCTTCAGTTTTGGATGTTTACTTA taA